From a region of the Sesamum indicum cultivar Zhongzhi No. 13 linkage group LG3, S_indicum_v1.0, whole genome shotgun sequence genome:
- the LOC105158025 gene encoding uncharacterized protein LOC105158025: MKKDQQHEVQQELIPSLKLLHSQSYLHNFIVYFLFFGSGLVIGITLSSYLKDAPQTMQLKQLSTSILMQAPPSPPPPPPSPPPPPPPSDEHPPPSPPLPWQSLSPALPTPPFTGRIGLRQYLRPPRAMHDMTEEELLWRASMVPKIQEYPFRRIPKIAFMFLTKGDLPMAPLWERFFKGHEGLYSIYVHSQPSHNITTPKTSVFYRRQIPSKEVAWGEFNMVEAERRLLANALLDFANQRFILLSEACIPLFNFNTIYNYLTRSTTSFIESYDQWGPVGRGRYNKNMEPHVTLDQWRKGAQWFEVNRELAVEVVSDQKYYNLFKEYCKPECYSDEHYLPTFVTMKFPWMNGNRTLTWVDWSKGGPHPTQFLRSDVTVDRLKRMRTGTTCLYNGKPTNICFLFARKFTANGLDRLLRLAPQIMHFR, from the exons atgaaaaaggatcAACAGCACGAAGTTCAGCAAGAATTAATCCCATCTCTTAAGCTCCTCCACTCACAGAGTTATCTCCATAACTTTATCGTATACTTTCTCTTTTTCGGGTCTGGTTTAGTCATCGGAATTACGCTAAGTTCCTACCTCAAAGACGCCCCTCAAACCATGCAACTCAAACAATTGTCAACCAGCATCCTCATGCAAGCGCCACCTTCTCCACCACCTCCCCCACCAtctccaccacctccaccgCCACCCAGTGACGAACATCCTCCACCATCACCTCCGTTGCCTTGGCAGTCCTTGTCGCCGGCATTGCCAACACCACCTTTCACCGGCAGGATTGGACTGAGGCAATACTTGAGGCCTCCAAGGGCGATGCATGATATGACAGAGGAGGAATTGCTTTGGAGGGCTTCTATGGTGCCTAAAATTCAGGAATATCCATTCAGACGTATCCCAAAAATCGCATTTATGTTTCTCACAAAAGGGGATTTGCCAATGGCTCCTCTCTGGGAGCGTTTCTTCAAAGGGCATGAAGGACTGTACTCTATTTACGTCCACTCTCAGCCTTCTCACAATATAACGACACCAAAGACTTCAGTGTTTTATCGACGCCAGATTCCAAGTAAG GAAGTAGCATGGGGGGAGTTCAACATGGTTGAAGCAGAACGCCGTCTCCTTGCTAACGCATTACTAGATTTCGCGAACCAACGGTTCATTCTTCTGTCGGAGGCCTGCATCCCGTTGTTCAACTTCAACACCATATACAACTACTTGACACGATCAACCACATCATTCATTGAGTCATACGACCAATGGGGGCCGGTTGGCCGTGGCCGATACAACAAGAACATGGAGCCACACGTGACGTTGGATCAATGGCGTAAAGGAGCGCAGTGGTTCGAGGTGAATCGGGAGCTCGCCGTGGAAGTCGTGTcggaccaaaaatactacaACCTCTTCAAGGAGTACTGTAAGCCCGAATGTTACTCGGACGAGCACTACCTGCCCACATTTGTGACCATGAAATTCCCCTGGATGAATGGGAACCGGACATTAACCTGGGTTGACTGGTCTAAAGGTGGGCCACACCCTACCCAATTTTTACGGTCAGATGTCACAGTTGATAGGTTAAAACGGATGCGAACGGGCACCACTTGTTTGTACAATGGGAAGCCCACAAATATTTGCTTCTTGTTCGCAAGGAAGTTTACTGCCAACGGTTTGGATCGCCTACTGAGACTAGCACCTCAAATCATGCACTTCAGATGA